The genomic stretch ATGCCTGCAACAAACCTGCTGGACCAACGAACTTATCCGGATTCCACCAGAAAGATGGGCATGAGGTTGAGCATGATGCGCACAAGATGCACTCATATAAACCATTCAATTCTTCACGCTCTTCAGGACTCTGGAGACGCTCTTTCTCAGGGAATGGATTGTCATTGACCAAGTAAGGCTTGATAGATAGATACTGCTTGAAGAACAAGGTCATATCCACAATCAAATCACGCACGACTGGTAAGCCAGGTAATGGGCGCAGTGTAATGACTTTAGGCAAGGTCAACATATTAGTTAAGCAAGCCAAACCATTCTTACCGTTAATATTCATCGCATCAGAGCCACAAACACCTTCACGGCATGAACGACGATAAGAAATTGTTTCGTCTTGTTTCTTGAGAGAAATCAAAGCGTCTAACAACATACGCTCACCAGTCAATTCAAGCTCATAACGTTCCATGCGAGGAGCTGCATCGACATCAGGATCGTAGCGGTAAATTTCAAATATACGAATATCACTCATTTTTAATTTCTCTTCGCTTAGAAAGTACGTTCTTTAGGTGGGAAAGACTCAACGGTCAATGGCTTCAGAACAACCGGCTTGTAATCCAAGCGATTGCCCTCGCTATACCAAAGCGTGTGCTTCATCCAGTTGTCATCATCACGATGTTGATGATCATCATGTGAGTGTGCGCCACGACTTTCAGTACGCGCTGCTGCTGAAATCATGGTTGCGTTTGCAGCTTCGATCAAGTTAGCAACTTCCAAAGCCTCGATACGAGCAGTGTTGAAAATTTCAGACTTGTCTTTAAGCCATAAATGTTTAGCACGCTCAGTGAGCTTTGCCATCTGACGAACACCTTCATCCATCAACTCTTGGTTACGGAATACACCGGCGTATTTCTGCATGGTTTTGCGAATGTCATTTGCAACATCTTGTGCATACTCACCTGAAGTCGAGTTATCAAGAGCAGCAATACGAGCCATTGTTTGCTCGCCAGCATTAGCAGGCAATGGCTTGAACTCACGATTCTTGAGGTCCATTGCAACAATGTGATTGCCAGCCGCACGACCAAACACCAGCAAGTCCAGTAATGAGTTAGTACCCAAACGGTTTGCACCGTGAACTGATACGCAAGAGCACTCGCCGATTGCATAGAGACCGTTAACGATCTCGTTGTGTTTTCCATTGCCCGGCACAACAACTTGACCATTGATGTTGGTAGGAATACCGCCCATCTGATAGTGAATTGTTGGCACAACTGGAATAGGCTCTTTGGTAACGTCAACGTTAGCAAAATTAATACCGATTTCATAAACAGAAGGCAAACGCTTCATGATGGTCTCGGCACCGATGTGCGTTAAGTCGAGCACTACATAATCGCCATTCGGTCCACAGCCACGACCTTCTTTAATCTCTTGGTCCATACAGCGAGAAACGAAATCGCGTGGTGCTAAGTCTTTATAAGTTGGTGCATAACGCTCCATAAAGCGCTCGCCATCCTTGTTACGCAAGATGCCGCCTTCACCACGGCAACCCTCAGTCAACAACACACCTGCACCAGCTACGCCAGTTGGGTGGAATTGCCAGAATTCCATGTCTTCCAATGGAATACCTGCGCGTGCTGCTAGACCCATACCGTCGCCAGTATTAATAAAGGCGTTGGTAGATGCATCCCAAATACGACCTGCACCGCCAGTAGCCATCATGACCACTTTAGTTTCGAGAATGTAAACCTGGCCGGTTTCCATTTCAAGCGCAGTAACACCAACAACGTCACCAGCATCATCACGAATGAGATCTAAGGCTAACCACTCAACAAAGAAATTAGTCTTTGCACGCACGTTACGCTGATACAAAGTGTGCAACATGGCATGACCAGTGCGGTCAGCTGCTGCGCAAGCACGTTGAACAGCTTTTTCACCATAGTTGGCTGTATGACCACCAAATGGGCGCTGATAAATCGTACCGTCTGGGTTACGGTCAAAAGGCATACCAAAATGCTCTAACTCGTAAACGACTTTAGGAGCTTCGCGGCACATGAACTCGATCACGTCTTGGTCACCTAACCAGTCTGAACCTTTAATCGTGTCGTAAAAGTGATAGTGCCAGTTATCTTCATTCATATTACCGAGTGAAGCACCGATACCACCCTGCGCAGCCACTGTATGTGAGCGTGTTGGGAAAACTTTAGTTAATACCGCAACGTTCAGGCCAGCTTCCGCTAATTGCAAAGAAGCGCGCATACCTGAACCACCTGCACCAATAATTACCGCGTCGAAACGGCGGCGTGGCAATGCTTTTTTAATCGCGGTCATTGAATTACACTTTCCACAAAATTTGTACGGCATAAGCCGCACAGGCTACGAGATACAACACAGTTAACACTTGCAGTGTTAAACGAATACTGACGGGCTTGATGTAATCCATCCAGATATCGCGGATACCAATCCAAGCGTGATAGAACAAGCTAATAAAGAATAAAAGCGTCAATAGCTTCATGAGCTGATTGCTAAACAATCCAGCCCAACCTTCATATGTCGCGCTACCAGTAATGCAATAGTCAACCAGTAAAACGACTGTGAATACCACCATCACAATGGCAGTAGCACGCTGAATAATCCACTCTTTAAGGCCGTAATGGGCGCCAACAACTAAGCGCTTCGGTCCAATTTGATAAATAGGCATTCGATTTCCTTAATGAAGAAGTGCTTAGTACAAGCCAAATAATTTGAGGCCAACAAGCGCAGTCAAAGCGAGGCCCAGGAAAAATACAAAGATCGCTGAGCGATTAGCGTCAGCCTTTTCAACACCAATCTCTAAATCAAGCAAGAGGTAGCGGATACCAGCGCAGAAATGGTGCAAGAAAGACCAAATTAAGCCCAAAAGAACAAGTTTTACCAACACGTGGCCAGTGATTGCCTGGAATTTTTGGTAACTCATCTCTGAAGCTAGGCTTTGATCAAAAAGATAAAGCAAGAAAGGCAACATCAAAAACAGTGCCGCCCCGCTAATTCGATGAAGAATGGAGACTTTTCCAGCCCAAGGCAATCGGTATTTAATTAGCTGGGCAAGACCAATATTGCGATAAACCGGTCTATCTTTTTTTGTGTTTTGCTGTGCATCAACCATGGGCAATCTCAATCTTTAGGTGGAGGTTCAGTGTGGTTTTGTTGTGTTGCAACATATTCTATTTGAAACCTCAGGGGAGGTGGGGACTTTTTAGCGTTTAAAGGGGTTAAATAGTGGTTTTTACTGATTTTTGAGTGTACTACCTAGTTCAATTTATTGTCGTAGTGCTGATCAGAAGTGTCGTACCTTGCACGCCGAATTTCTACTGGTTTATTCCCGTAGGTAAATGCAACACGTTCAACCGACAACAAGGCAGAGCCCTCCTGAACCTGAAGATGCTTAGCAAGATCTGAATTCGCTAAAACTGCCTTAATTTTTTCTTCCGCCCTCACCATATGAGTGGCGTATTCACTTTCATAAAATGCATACATGGGACCAGGCCAAGCATTAAGGGCTTCAAGCGTCAGCCCTTCAAAGCGCCCTTCCGGCAACCAAATCTCCTCAAATACGATTGGGCGCCCCGCAGAGCTTTGCACGCGGTCAATTCGAATAATGGGGTCCCCTGCCTTTAATTTAAGCAATTTAGCTATATAGGCATCGGATTGTGCGATTTCACAGGCTAAAAACTGGTTTCTGAGGTGCAACTTCTCACCAGAATCAGGCTCTAAGCGTAAAAAACGATACTGAAAGTCTTCTTCTTGGTGGGTGGCTACGAAGGTACCCTTGCCTTGACGTCGCACCAGTAAATTTTGTGCGGCCAACTCATCAATTGCCTTGCGCACGGTTCCCTGGCTGACTGCATATCGAGCTGCAAGCTCCATCTCACTAGGGATGGCATCCCCAGGCAACCATTCTGAGGCCTGCAAACTTGCCAAAATCATGGCTTTAATTTGCTCATAAAGAGGACTAAATGAGGCAATTGGTTCAGATATTAGTGACAAATTAACTCCACAGCAGCTTCTATTGGATAAAATTCAAGCTTATCTCATATCTTATATAAGACATGATTGACAGTGTAAATGGAAAGTCCATACACTTGAATGGATAATAGAAAAGATTTCATTAATTAACCTCAACTGGAGTTATTAGTAATGGCAAAAGCCCCAATGCGTGTTGCAGTCACCGGTGCAGCCGGTCAAATCGGTTATTCCCTCCTTTTTCGCATCGCTAATGGCGATTTATTAGGCAAAGATCAGCCAGTAATCCTCCAGTTACTAGAGATTCCAGACGAAAAGGCTCAAAAAGCCTTAGCTGGCGTGATGATGGAATTAGATGATTGCGCATTCCCATTGTTGGCTGGTATGACAGCCCACTCTGACCCGATGACTGCATTCAAGGATATTGATGTTGCCTTGTTGGTTGGTGCACGTCCTCGTGGCCCTGGCATGGAGCGCAAAGATTTGCTCTCAGCCAATGCTCAGATTTTTACTGCCCAAGGTAAAGCTTTAAATGCAGTAGCTAAGAAAACTGTGAAAGTATTAGTTGTTGGTAACCCAGCAAATACCAATGCATACATCGCCATGAAGTCTGCTCCAGATATTCCTGCAAAGAATTTCACTGCAATGTTGCGCCTCGATCACAACCGCGCGCTCTCTCAATTGGCTAGCAAACTCAATAAGCCAGTTGCTGATATTGAGAAATTGGTTGTTTGGGGTAACCACAGCCCAACAATGTACCCAGACTATCGTTTTGCAACAGTTGATGGCAAGTCTGTCAAAGACAGCATTAATGACCCAGCTTGGAATAAAGACACATTCATTCCTACAGTTGGCAAACGTGGCGCCGCCATTATTGAGGCTCGCGGTCTCTCTTCTGCAGCATCTGCTGCGAATGCAGCAATCGATCACATGCATGACTGGGTTCTGGGCACAAATGGCAAGTGGGTCACCATGGGCATTCCTTCCAAAGGTGAATATGGCATTCCAGCTGAAGTGATTTACGGCTACCCAGTCATTTGCGAAAATGGTGAATACAAAATGGTTGAAGGCTTAGAAATCGATGAGTTCTCACGTGAGCGCATGAATCACACATTGAACGAATTGCTTGAAGAGCAAGCAGGCGTTAAACACCTTCTTTCTTAAGGACTTTCATATATGAAGCGTACCCTTCTCCTCGTAAGCATGATGGCTGCTGGCTTTGTTAGCACAGCCGGTGCAAACGAGGCAGTATCGACTTGGACTTGTAGCGAAAGCAAACAATTTAATACGACCGGGACAATGGAAAAGATTCGCCTAACATGGCAATCCAAAACTTTTGAACTGGTTCGTGAAAATTCTTTGCCTGGAAGTTTACGTTACAAAAATACTACTAGTGGGCATGATCTAGTGGTGCTTGGTAACAAGGCTATGCTTTTTAATATTAAGTCTGGAACTCGTCTTGCAGATTTCTGTCAAACCGCAGAAATGAAAAAGGGTGACCTTCCTCATTTATTCGCTGATGCGGAACCATTTACGCAGAACTAAATCTTAGCTCTGACTCCACAATAAAAAAGCCGAGAATCTCTCGGCTTTTTTACTTTATAAGATTCAAGGTAGACTGAAATGCTAATGAAATAAAGGCTGTTGGGTGGGCGCGTCATCAGGCAACTCTGCATGGACGGCGTCACCCGATCGATCTGGAAACAGAGGGGCTCCGCAATCATCACAGAGCTCTGGGTCAAATAGCATTGCATGACGGAAGACATCTTCAACACCCGCATCCCTAAGGGCGTCGGCGATTCGCTTCATCGGACTCTCATCGTCCGATAAATCATTCAGGGCATCATTAGCAACACTCTCTCGGTCGTATAAAGGCCAAATCACACCATACACAACCTCAGAGGAGCCCTTTAAGCTAAAGGAGATTCGATACTCATCAGCTTGATCTTCACCGAATGCACCAACGACACAGGATAATCCAGCCGGAAGAACTCCAAGCGTACTTTCAAGAAAGTTCACGGCAGCCCGAATGCTTAATGGACGTACCTGCTTATCTGCTAATCGGCAATTTGTAAAATATGCTTCAGGTAATAAGAGCTCAAACTCGCAACCAGGCAAAAGTGCCGCAATAGGTTCTTGCATCATGTTTTGCCAACCTATCAAGCTGACGCCACGCTCTTGACGTGTTGGCGCATCAGCTTGCCACCGGAAAAGTGGTGAGCCGGAAGGTGCGGCAACAGCTGCAATAATAAAACGTGGATCAGCCAAAACTGCAATGGTCTCCGACATCTCTCGCAACTCTAACTTGACCTCACTAGCGCTAATAGCAGCGCTTGCTAAGGCCTCAGTAAGCAGGCGTGTTTGGCAATGTGAGTGTGGCATCTGATCAATGCTGTAAAGCCAGGGAACGATGGATAAGCGTGCATCAGTGGAAGTGATTGAGCTATGTAATGCAGCGGCTGTAGATTCAATGACGCTCACTGAAAGAGCGCCAGAAGGAATCTGATAGCGGGTATGAGCAACAATAGGTAAAGCCAATAAAAGAACATCCCAGTTCTGGCCCTCATGCTCCATTAGCAAAGACTCAGCCAGGGTCTCAGCACAGTCTGCAAGTACCTCGAAGGCCACCGTATTAATTCGAAATGTTTGATCGAGAGCTGCATCAATCACATTTTGATTTTGGCTTTTGAGAAGACGCATTAGGCGAACATTTAAACGTTCCTCCCAAAACTGATCCTCAATGTGACTCCCGGAAGCTGCCAAGGAAATAGCGTCCGCAACTAGGCGCTCGACATCTGGTGAGGAGCGTTGCGAGGATTTAGTGCGATGAACAGCCATGAAGCACTCTCCTACCTTCTTTCGGGACGTCTAAATAGCGGCTTTTCTTCTGTAGATTCAGAGGCAACATATTTGTAACCATCTAAATTGAAGCCTTTTAGATCCACTGGATTAGATATACGGTTCTCGACCACATAGCGCGCCATCAAGCCCCTAGCCCGCTTGGCATAGAAGGAAATGATTTTGTATTTGCCGTCTTTGCCATCCTGAAATACGGGGGAGATGACTGGGCAATCCAAGTTCTTCGCCTGCAAGACCTTAAAGTACTCTTCAGAGGCTAAATTGAGGAGAAAAGGCTTCTTCTGCTTCTCCAGCACTGCCTTTAAGGAATTGGTAACACGCTCACCCCAAAACGCATATAAGTCTTTACCTCGAGCATTTTGAAAGGAGGTGCCCATTTCCAGGCGATAAGGCTGCATTAGATCCAGGGGGCGAAGAGCACCATACAAACCCGAAAGAATGCGAATATGGTCTTGCGCAAAATCAAGGGTCTTTTGATTTAGCGTCTTAACATCAAAACCATCATAGACGTCACCATTAAAGGCGTAAATCGCTGGCCTACTATTTTCTTCAGTAAATTTTTTAGACCAGTCACGGTAGCGCCCCACATTCAGCGCAGCCAATTGATCTGACAGCCCCATGAGATTAGCGACTTCCTGAGGCGAGAGCTTCTTGAGATCCGCTATCAACTTTGCAGATTCAGAGACGAATTCCGGGAGAGTCGGAGCCTTGACCTTGACCGGTGTTTTGTAATCTAAGGATTTAGCAGGTGAAAGGACGATCAGCATGGCACAATTTGAGAATGAATAACTACCATTCTAGCGACTACCTACCTTATTTGCCCTAAACCGCCCGC from Polynucleobacter sp. AP-Jannik-300A-C4 encodes the following:
- a CDS encoding succinate dehydrogenase iron-sulfur subunit; the encoded protein is MSDIRIFEIYRYDPDVDAAPRMERYELELTGERMLLDALISLKKQDETISYRRSCREGVCGSDAMNINGKNGLACLTNMLTLPKVITLRPLPGLPVVRDLIVDMTLFFKQYLSIKPYLVNDNPFPEKERLQSPEEREELNGLYECILCASCSTSCPSFWWNPDKFVGPAGLLQAYRFIADSRDEDTAQRLDNLEDPYRLFRCHTIMNCVDVCPKHLNPTKAIGKIKELMVRRAV
- the sdhA gene encoding succinate dehydrogenase flavoprotein subunit, with translation MTAIKKALPRRRFDAVIIGAGGSGMRASLQLAEAGLNVAVLTKVFPTRSHTVAAQGGIGASLGNMNEDNWHYHFYDTIKGSDWLGDQDVIEFMCREAPKVVYELEHFGMPFDRNPDGTIYQRPFGGHTANYGEKAVQRACAAADRTGHAMLHTLYQRNVRAKTNFFVEWLALDLIRDDAGDVVGVTALEMETGQVYILETKVVMMATGGAGRIWDASTNAFINTGDGMGLAARAGIPLEDMEFWQFHPTGVAGAGVLLTEGCRGEGGILRNKDGERFMERYAPTYKDLAPRDFVSRCMDQEIKEGRGCGPNGDYVVLDLTHIGAETIMKRLPSVYEIGINFANVDVTKEPIPVVPTIHYQMGGIPTNINGQVVVPGNGKHNEIVNGLYAIGECSCVSVHGANRLGTNSLLDLLVFGRAAGNHIVAMDLKNREFKPLPANAGEQTMARIAALDNSTSGEYAQDVANDIRKTMQKYAGVFRNQELMDEGVRQMAKLTERAKHLWLKDKSEIFNTARIEALEVANLIEAANATMISAAARTESRGAHSHDDHQHRDDDNWMKHTLWYSEGNRLDYKPVVLKPLTVESFPPKERTF
- the sdhD gene encoding succinate dehydrogenase, hydrophobic membrane anchor protein, which translates into the protein MPIYQIGPKRLVVGAHYGLKEWIIQRATAIVMVVFTVVLLVDYCITGSATYEGWAGLFSNQLMKLLTLLFFISLFYHAWIGIRDIWMDYIKPVSIRLTLQVLTVLYLVACAAYAVQILWKV
- the sdhC gene encoding succinate dehydrogenase, cytochrome b556 subunit, which codes for MVDAQQNTKKDRPVYRNIGLAQLIKYRLPWAGKVSILHRISGAALFLMLPFLLYLFDQSLASEMSYQKFQAITGHVLVKLVLLGLIWSFLHHFCAGIRYLLLDLEIGVEKADANRSAIFVFFLGLALTALVGLKLFGLY
- a CDS encoding GntR family transcriptional regulator, with protein sequence MSLISEPIASFSPLYEQIKAMILASLQASEWLPGDAIPSEMELAARYAVSQGTVRKAIDELAAQNLLVRRQGKGTFVATHQEEDFQYRFLRLEPDSGEKLHLRNQFLACEIAQSDAYIAKLLKLKAGDPIIRIDRVQSSAGRPIVFEEIWLPEGRFEGLTLEALNAWPGPMYAFYESEYATHMVRAEEKIKAVLANSDLAKHLQVQEGSALLSVERVAFTYGNKPVEIRRARYDTSDQHYDNKLN
- a CDS encoding malate dehydrogenase; this translates as MAKAPMRVAVTGAAGQIGYSLLFRIANGDLLGKDQPVILQLLEIPDEKAQKALAGVMMELDDCAFPLLAGMTAHSDPMTAFKDIDVALLVGARPRGPGMERKDLLSANAQIFTAQGKALNAVAKKTVKVLVVGNPANTNAYIAMKSAPDIPAKNFTAMLRLDHNRALSQLASKLNKPVADIEKLVVWGNHSPTMYPDYRFATVDGKSVKDSINDPAWNKDTFIPTVGKRGAAIIEARGLSSAASAANAAIDHMHDWVLGTNGKWVTMGIPSKGEYGIPAEVIYGYPVICENGEYKMVEGLEIDEFSRERMNHTLNELLEEQAGVKHLLS
- a CDS encoding DUF2863 family protein gives rise to the protein MAVHRTKSSQRSSPDVERLVADAISLAASGSHIEDQFWEERLNVRLMRLLKSQNQNVIDAALDQTFRINTVAFEVLADCAETLAESLLMEHEGQNWDVLLLALPIVAHTRYQIPSGALSVSVIESTAAALHSSITSTDARLSIVPWLYSIDQMPHSHCQTRLLTEALASAAISASEVKLELREMSETIAVLADPRFIIAAVAAPSGSPLFRWQADAPTRQERGVSLIGWQNMMQEPIAALLPGCEFELLLPEAYFTNCRLADKQVRPLSIRAAVNFLESTLGVLPAGLSCVVGAFGEDQADEYRISFSLKGSSEVVYGVIWPLYDRESVANDALNDLSDDESPMKRIADALRDAGVEDVFRHAMLFDPELCDDCGAPLFPDRSGDAVHAELPDDAPTQQPLFH
- the yaaA gene encoding peroxide stress protein YaaA yields the protein MLIVLSPAKSLDYKTPVKVKAPTLPEFVSESAKLIADLKKLSPQEVANLMGLSDQLAALNVGRYRDWSKKFTEENSRPAIYAFNGDVYDGFDVKTLNQKTLDFAQDHIRILSGLYGALRPLDLMQPYRLEMGTSFQNARGKDLYAFWGERVTNSLKAVLEKQKKPFLLNLASEEYFKVLQAKNLDCPVISPVFQDGKDGKYKIISFYAKRARGLMARYVVENRISNPVDLKGFNLDGYKYVASESTEEKPLFRRPERR